In Montipora capricornis isolate CH-2021 chromosome 4, ASM3666992v2, whole genome shotgun sequence, a single genomic region encodes these proteins:
- the LOC138044823 gene encoding uncharacterized protein isoform X1: MHSAFLRLAISLLIGLESLLVNSTLTRESLHQRRLKRHVTEVRARRHARSLSELPWCIKQTSCRYVAAVLNFPPYVKNTSIITERGILFSEIINIVDSECLGMISFPDHTTCCLETLFVNTLDEIIELVKAKKVDLAFPIQVETKEKLKDIPYVTLVRVYVAKGSSLIVNTKHCEVESREQLLTSITSQWPILACIILLSGISGVIIWLLEHKANKSQFSSSFTAGSPEGFWWAIVSLTTVGCGDKTPKTFLGRVYEIIWVLVGAIMMSLFTAFFTNAMQAALDGTKCQDINSKDVGVWIVNSEIKRFAVEEFDANIVKFDSIAEMQQNISDGAIGRVLVDRDSAFDFLSGSKLKRNRQIRLIRNIDYPMDYFLVHVDRSSNAVSTSEDEMSEMTMSQTLKDTELKQEDEDVIEEKEFPSDEDVRSQIASCGPRLKELSQDIVGATKQRALEQVIPAALQTASLSNEMEGLFSTGSKMTSFMLFCLVGILFSLVLVGILWEIFTKCVASNRSRRELKGSPCLHRHSDKGNLIPMNKRFSMMQSFLEIEERLKEFTADLQKMKEEYAGTMANGVLFRDSRQRSDDMNSVEKRRSFFDILNGKNKNPETTI, from the exons ATGCATAGCGCCTTTTTACGATTAGCAATAAGTCTTTTAATCGGCTTGGAGTCTCTGCTTGTCAATAGTACCTTGACAAGGGAATCTCTACATCAACGCAGACTAAAGAGACATGTTACTGAAGTGAGAGCTCGACGTCATGCTCGTTCCTTATCAGAGTTGCCGTGGTGCATCAAGCAGACGAGTTGTAGGTACGTGGCGGCTGTGTTGAACTTTCCTCCGTACGTCAAAAATACCAGCATTATTACAGAAAGAGGGATACTTTTCAGCGAGATTATTAACATTGTGGACTCAGAGTGCCTGGGAATGATTTCGTTTCCCGATCATACAACTTGCTGtttggaaactttatttgtcaatACTTTGGATGAAATAATTGAATTAGTTAAGGCCAAAAAGGTGGATCTTGCCTTTCCTATACAGgtggaaacaaaggaaaagctcAAAGACATTCCTTATGTGACTCTGGTTAGGGTGTATGTGGCAAAGGGATCCTCACTCATTGTGAACACAAAACACTGCGAAGTAGAATCACGAGAACAATTACTAACTTCCATTACATCACAGTGGCCAATACTGGCTTGCATCATATTGCTGTCAGGAATTTCAGGAGTCATCATTTGGCTCTTG GAACACAAGGCAAATAAGAGTCAGTTTTCCTCTTCGTTCACAGCTGGGTCTCCTGAGGGCTTCTGGTGGGCAATAGTTTCGCTTACAACTGTAGG ATGTGGTGACAAGACTCCTAAGACCTTCCTTGGACGTGTGTACGAAATAATCTGGGTACTCGTAGGGGCCATCATGATGTCTTTATTTACTGCGTTCTTTACCAATGCGATGCAGGCAGCACTTGATGGCACAAAATGCCAAGATATCAATTCTAAAGAT GTTGGTGTGTGGATAGTGAACAGTGAGATAAAAAGATTTGCAGTCGAAGAATTTGACGCCAACATCGTCA aattcGACAGCATAGCAGAAATGCAACAGAACATTAGCGACGGGGCAATCGGAAGGGTGCTCGTGGATCGAGACTCTGCGTTTGACTTTCTCTCTGGCTCAAAGCTTAAACGAAACAGACAAATTCGCTTGATACGGAACATTGACTACCCCATGGATTACTTCCTGGTTCACGTGGACAGGAGTTCAAATGCCGTCTCAACAAGCGAAGATGAAATGAGCGAAATGACGATGTCGCAAACTCTTAAAGATACAGAATTGAAGCAGGAGGACGAGGATGTGATAGAAGAAAAGGAGTTTCCAAGCGATGAAGATGTTAGGTCACAAATTGCTTCATGCGGGCCTCGGTTGAAGGAGCTGTCTCAAGATATTGTAGGGGCGACCAAACAGAGAGCACTTGAGCAAGTCATTCCCGCTGCGTTGCAG ACGGCAAGCCTGTCAAACGAAATGGAAGGCCTGTTCTCTACTGGATCGAAAATGACTTCATTTATGCTGTTCTGTCTTGTGGGAATTTTATTCTCCTTAGTGTTGGTTGGGATTTTGTGGGAAATCTTCACAAAATGCGTCGCTTCGAATCGTTCAAGACGGGAATTAAAAG ggTCACCATGTCTTCATCGTCACTCCGATAAAGGAAATCTTATTCCTATGAACAAAAGATTTTCCATGATGCAAAGTTTTCTAGAGATCGAGGAAAGGCTTAAGGAGTTCACAGCAGATCTTCAAAAGATGAAAGAGGAATATGCGGGTACCATGGCAAACGGGGTCTTGTTTAGGGACAGCAGACAGAGGTCTGATGACATGAATTCTGTCGAAAAAAGACGGTCATTTTTCGACATTTTGaacggaaaaaacaaaaatcccgAAACGACGATTTAA
- the LOC138044823 gene encoding uncharacterized protein isoform X2 has protein sequence MHSAFLRLAISLLIGLESLLVNSTLTRESLHQRRLKRHVTEVRARRHARSLSELPWCIKQTSCRYVAAVLNFPPYVKNTSIITERGILFSEIINIVDSECLGMISFPDHTTCCLETLFVNTLDEIIELVKAKKVDLAFPIQVETKEKLKDIPYVTLVRVYVAKGSSLIVNTKHCEVESREQLLTSITSQWPILACIILLSGISGVIIWLLEHKANKSQFSSSFTAGSPEGFWWAIVSLTTVGCGDKTPKTFLGRVYEIIWVLVGAIMMSLFTAFFTNAMQAALDGTKCQDINSKDVGVWIVNSEIKRFAVEEFDANIVKFDSIAEMQQNISDGAIGRVLVDRDSAFDFLSGSKLKRNRQIRLIRNIDYPMDYFLVHVDRSSNAVSTSEDEMSEMTMSQTLKDTELKQEDEDVIEEKEFPSDEDVRSQIASCGPRLKELSQDIVGATKQRALEQVIPAALQCWLGFCGKSSQNASLRIVQDGN, from the exons ATGCATAGCGCCTTTTTACGATTAGCAATAAGTCTTTTAATCGGCTTGGAGTCTCTGCTTGTCAATAGTACCTTGACAAGGGAATCTCTACATCAACGCAGACTAAAGAGACATGTTACTGAAGTGAGAGCTCGACGTCATGCTCGTTCCTTATCAGAGTTGCCGTGGTGCATCAAGCAGACGAGTTGTAGGTACGTGGCGGCTGTGTTGAACTTTCCTCCGTACGTCAAAAATACCAGCATTATTACAGAAAGAGGGATACTTTTCAGCGAGATTATTAACATTGTGGACTCAGAGTGCCTGGGAATGATTTCGTTTCCCGATCATACAACTTGCTGtttggaaactttatttgtcaatACTTTGGATGAAATAATTGAATTAGTTAAGGCCAAAAAGGTGGATCTTGCCTTTCCTATACAGgtggaaacaaaggaaaagctcAAAGACATTCCTTATGTGACTCTGGTTAGGGTGTATGTGGCAAAGGGATCCTCACTCATTGTGAACACAAAACACTGCGAAGTAGAATCACGAGAACAATTACTAACTTCCATTACATCACAGTGGCCAATACTGGCTTGCATCATATTGCTGTCAGGAATTTCAGGAGTCATCATTTGGCTCTTG GAACACAAGGCAAATAAGAGTCAGTTTTCCTCTTCGTTCACAGCTGGGTCTCCTGAGGGCTTCTGGTGGGCAATAGTTTCGCTTACAACTGTAGG ATGTGGTGACAAGACTCCTAAGACCTTCCTTGGACGTGTGTACGAAATAATCTGGGTACTCGTAGGGGCCATCATGATGTCTTTATTTACTGCGTTCTTTACCAATGCGATGCAGGCAGCACTTGATGGCACAAAATGCCAAGATATCAATTCTAAAGAT GTTGGTGTGTGGATAGTGAACAGTGAGATAAAAAGATTTGCAGTCGAAGAATTTGACGCCAACATCGTCA aattcGACAGCATAGCAGAAATGCAACAGAACATTAGCGACGGGGCAATCGGAAGGGTGCTCGTGGATCGAGACTCTGCGTTTGACTTTCTCTCTGGCTCAAAGCTTAAACGAAACAGACAAATTCGCTTGATACGGAACATTGACTACCCCATGGATTACTTCCTGGTTCACGTGGACAGGAGTTCAAATGCCGTCTCAACAAGCGAAGATGAAATGAGCGAAATGACGATGTCGCAAACTCTTAAAGATACAGAATTGAAGCAGGAGGACGAGGATGTGATAGAAGAAAAGGAGTTTCCAAGCGATGAAGATGTTAGGTCACAAATTGCTTCATGCGGGCCTCGGTTGAAGGAGCTGTCTCAAGATATTGTAGGGGCGACCAAACAGAGAGCACTTGAGCAAGTCATTCCCGCTGCGTTGCAG TGTTGGTTGGGATTTTGTGGGAAATCTTCACAAAATGCGTCGCTTCGAATCGTTCAAGACGGGAATTAA